A genomic segment from Leptolyngbya boryana PCC 6306 encodes:
- the lnt gene encoding apolipoprotein N-acyltransferase → MKLKIALPIAIFSAGLMGCAPAPIGLWSLAWIALAPLWVVTVKTRSRKPAILWGIVYHGFALHWITGLHPLMWLGIPWIASVAVVAFAWTFITGWGALCVGLWAWGVRTLKAPMLRILIGVALWCGLETVRQWSALDWTSLAYTQSPANLIILHLGRISGTLTVTAAIVLVNGLLAEAWLAKEKRLYGIAIASFLGLHLIGFGLYQSEIVQNPEAKLTAGIVQGNVPTRVKLFAEGLKKALDGYSSGYRTLSDQNADFVVTPEGALPFLWQGQNLKNSVNQAIADKKTLALIGTFFPEGTRYTQSLIAIDQGNTIARYNKIKLVPLGEYMPFEEVLGRLSPIESSMSPGDFNQDFQTPLGRIAIGICFDSAFSEVFRRQVAKGAQFLITASNLDPYSTVLMAQHEAHDVIRAIETDRWAVRVTNTGYSGIVDPHGRVQWRSHPNQYAVHADTIYRQQTQTLYVKWGDWLTPTLLGASVTLLFFVGRNQR, encoded by the coding sequence ATGAAGCTGAAAATAGCTTTACCGATCGCAATTTTCAGCGCTGGATTGATGGGATGTGCGCCTGCGCCGATTGGGCTTTGGAGTCTGGCTTGGATCGCGTTGGCTCCCTTGTGGGTCGTGACGGTCAAGACTCGATCGAGAAAGCCTGCCATTCTTTGGGGAATTGTTTATCACGGATTTGCGCTGCATTGGATTACGGGCTTGCATCCGTTGATGTGGCTCGGAATTCCGTGGATTGCCAGTGTGGCAGTCGTCGCATTCGCTTGGACATTTATCACAGGATGGGGAGCGCTGTGTGTAGGGCTGTGGGCGTGGGGCGTGAGAACGCTTAAAGCTCCAATGTTGCGAATTCTCATCGGGGTCGCGCTCTGGTGTGGGCTAGAAACGGTGCGACAGTGGAGCGCTCTCGATTGGACATCGCTCGCTTATACGCAGAGTCCAGCGAATCTAATTATTTTACATTTGGGAAGAATTTCAGGGACTTTGACTGTCACCGCCGCGATCGTGCTGGTGAATGGATTGCTTGCAGAGGCTTGGTTAGCTAAAGAGAAGCGGTTATATGGAATTGCCATTGCGAGTTTTCTTGGGCTGCATCTGATCGGATTTGGACTTTATCAAAGCGAGATCGTACAGAACCCGGAAGCCAAACTTACCGCAGGCATTGTGCAAGGCAATGTGCCAACGCGAGTCAAACTTTTTGCAGAAGGGTTGAAAAAAGCATTAGACGGCTATTCTTCAGGCTATCGAACTCTTTCAGATCAAAATGCTGATTTTGTCGTCACGCCAGAAGGAGCATTGCCGTTTTTGTGGCAAGGGCAGAATTTGAAAAATAGCGTCAATCAAGCGATCGCGGACAAGAAAACGCTTGCATTGATTGGCACATTTTTTCCAGAGGGCACGCGATATACCCAAAGCTTGATCGCGATCGACCAAGGCAACACGATCGCTCGATACAACAAAATCAAATTAGTTCCTTTGGGCGAATATATGCCGTTTGAGGAAGTTCTCGGGCGGTTATCGCCGATTGAATCCTCGATGTCGCCGGGAGACTTTAATCAAGACTTTCAAACGCCATTAGGACGAATCGCGATCGGGATTTGCTTCGATTCTGCATTTTCAGAAGTGTTTCGCCGTCAGGTGGCAAAAGGCGCGCAGTTTTTGATCACTGCCTCGAATTTAGATCCTTACAGCACCGTACTCATGGCACAACATGAAGCACATGATGTGATTCGAGCGATCGAAACTGATCGGTGGGCAGTGCGGGTAACGAACACAGGATACTCCGGCATTGTTGATCCACATGGTCGGGTGCAATGGCGATCGCACCCGAATCAATATGCAGTTCACGCAGACACCATTTATCGCCAGCAAACCCAGACTTTGTATGTGAAATGGGGCGATTGGCTGACTCCGACTCTACTAGGAGCGAGCGTTACGTTGCTGTTCTTCGTAGGTCGTAATCAGCGATAG
- a CDS encoding AAA family ATPase, which yields MLKSLKLENFRGFKSFELQQLGRINLLVGSNNSGKTSILEAIDLLQSRANLTSLKNQMLARGELSIGEDQEEEITLDAQQIFHNYSASEDVELLLKGELENGSQLILRIAVWSENLEKSFYVHGQVNVQGETKGELMFPKPEASKNQSLITKETYPFLRFGWEFPKSPSSIGVDIVGIRVFPGYAISMRELREYVREDILSTKSAYFIRSSSLTSYEMTEIFNRVVLTPDEELVNRALQVIEPTIQRIASMGINLTRRNNNHGNFFVLRSDINQRVPIGNMGEGMWRMLGLALGLINAKGGILLVDDIDTGLHFSTMVGMWKMIWETAKRLDVQVFATTHNSDCWTSLAEIARSQDAAEQGITIHRIEKDKQRSVVFNERKIVIAADQDIEVR from the coding sequence ATGTTGAAGTCATTAAAGCTTGAGAATTTTCGGGGGTTTAAATCATTTGAGCTTCAGCAACTAGGAAGAATTAATTTGCTAGTTGGGTCGAATAACAGCGGCAAGACTTCCATATTGGAGGCAATCGATCTTTTGCAGTCGAGAGCAAACCTTACCTCTCTAAAGAACCAGATGCTGGCACGTGGAGAGCTTTCAATAGGTGAAGATCAAGAAGAGGAAATTACTCTAGATGCACAACAAATATTCCACAATTACAGTGCTTCAGAAGATGTTGAATTACTACTCAAAGGTGAGCTTGAAAATGGTTCTCAGTTAATACTGCGGATTGCTGTATGGTCTGAAAATCTTGAGAAATCATTTTATGTTCACGGTCAAGTCAATGTTCAGGGTGAGACTAAGGGAGAACTTATGTTTCCTAAGCCTGAAGCCTCTAAAAATCAATCACTTATTACTAAAGAGACATATCCTTTCTTAAGATTTGGTTGGGAATTCCCAAAAAGCCCAAGTAGTATTGGCGTAGATATTGTAGGTATCAGAGTGTTTCCTGGCTATGCAATATCTATGCGAGAACTTAGAGAATATGTCAGAGAGGATATTCTTTCTACCAAGAGCGCTTACTTTATTAGATCTTCCTCACTTACTTCTTATGAAATGACAGAAATATTTAATCGAGTTGTTCTTACTCCTGATGAAGAACTTGTAAATCGAGCCTTACAAGTCATTGAGCCAACTATTCAACGAATTGCGTCAATGGGCATAAACCTAACTAGACGCAACAATAATCATGGCAACTTCTTTGTTCTCAGATCCGATATTAATCAACGAGTTCCAATTGGGAACATGGGTGAGGGAATGTGGCGCATGCTAGGGCTTGCGTTGGGATTAATTAATGCTAAAGGTGGCATTTTGCTTGTTGATGATATTGATACAGGATTGCACTTCAGCACAATGGTTGGAATGTGGAAAATGATTTGGGAAACTGCCAAGCGTTTGGATGTGCAGGTTTTTGCCACGACCCACAATAGCGATTGTTGGACAAGTCTCGCTGAAATTGCGCGATCGCAGGATGCTGCAGAACAAGGAATCACAATTCATCGAATCGAGAAAGATAAACAACGCTCGGTTGTCTTTAATGAACGAAAGATTGTGATTGCGGCTGATCAAGATATTGAGGTTCGTTGA
- a CDS encoding acyl-CoA dehydrogenase family protein, producing MQTASLLEIANTYLRETIQPIANQLDEEVKALRSALQGLGDRQLLALRVPKLYNGAELDVSAFHSFQTQTARFSGALAFLQTQHQSAGAILSKSENEALKQAYLPKMGTGEKLVGIGFSHLRRSNHPPLQAIETAHGYELHGHIPWITGFGLFESALIAAVLPNGQAVYGMIPFTNTDTQGSIRLSEPMQLAAMSSTNTVTAELRKWHLAASDVAFVAEAGAIFKQDRVNVLNHSFFSLGCAQAGLDILKAAIETKSELAIAPAYAALSEEWQRCQHLITTAQDQSFEERLKLRAWAIELATKCAHAAVVASSGAANSKGHPAQRVYREALVFSVSGQTAAVLEATLDRITRLHEIDQRA from the coding sequence CGGGAAACGATTCAACCGATCGCCAACCAGCTCGATGAAGAGGTCAAAGCATTGCGATCGGCATTACAAGGATTGGGCGATCGTCAACTGCTGGCGCTGAGAGTTCCTAAACTTTATAACGGCGCAGAATTAGACGTTTCTGCGTTTCACTCCTTTCAAACTCAAACGGCTCGATTTTCTGGTGCGCTTGCCTTTCTCCAAACGCAACATCAAAGTGCTGGAGCAATTTTATCGAAAAGCGAGAATGAAGCGTTGAAGCAAGCTTACTTACCGAAGATGGGAACAGGTGAGAAGCTTGTGGGAATTGGGTTTTCACATTTACGGCGATCGAATCATCCGCCGCTTCAAGCGATCGAGACGGCTCATGGGTATGAGCTTCACGGTCATATTCCCTGGATCACCGGATTCGGCTTGTTTGAATCGGCGCTGATTGCAGCCGTTCTGCCCAATGGTCAAGCGGTTTACGGCATGATTCCGTTTACGAATACCGATACTCAGGGTTCAATTCGATTGAGTGAACCGATGCAGCTAGCGGCAATGAGTTCGACGAATACGGTAACGGCAGAATTGAGAAAGTGGCATCTTGCAGCTTCAGATGTGGCATTTGTAGCGGAAGCAGGGGCAATTTTCAAGCAAGATCGCGTGAATGTGCTTAATCACAGTTTCTTTTCACTCGGGTGTGCTCAGGCTGGATTAGATATTCTCAAAGCGGCGATCGAAACTAAATCAGAGCTAGCGATCGCACCTGCCTATGCCGCGCTGTCTGAGGAATGGCAACGCTGTCAGCACTTGATTACTACGGCTCAAGATCAAAGCTTCGAGGAACGTTTGAAATTGCGAGCTTGGGCGATCGAACTCGCTACAAAGTGCGCTCATGCCGCCGTTGTAGCTTCGAGTGGAGCGGCAAATTCTAAAGGACATCCAGCCCAGAGAGTTTATCGAGAAGCATTAGTGTTCTCTGTTTCGGGGCAGACGGCAGCCGTCTTAGAGGCAACGTTGGATCGCATCACACGATTGCATGAGATTGATCAGCGAGCGTAA
- a CDS encoding DMT family transporter, with product MIWLAFAILTAFFESLKDVSSKYSLRNLDVYIVAWTANIFAVLFLIPLLFAAGIPKVEPGFWVALLIGGTLNVISFTLYIRAIQIADLSLTVPLVTLTPLFLLVTSPLIVQENPTFADAIGIALIVIGSYVLNLRERKKGYFAPLKALLKNKGSRFMLMVAFIWSITSNFDKVGVVNSSPLFWSTALYAYLAVGMFPIALFNSRHKFKQILPNLQPLMLIGFFHAIAITFQMIAVTYTLVTQVIAIKRMSALISVLFGHFLFRETGLKERLGGAAIMVFGVIVLTLF from the coding sequence ATGATTTGGTTGGCATTTGCAATTCTAACGGCTTTTTTTGAGTCTTTGAAGGATGTTTCGAGTAAATACAGTCTGAGAAACTTAGATGTTTACATCGTGGCTTGGACTGCCAATATCTTTGCTGTTCTTTTTCTGATTCCCTTACTATTTGCGGCTGGTATCCCAAAAGTTGAGCCTGGATTTTGGGTTGCATTGCTGATTGGTGGAACGTTGAATGTCATTTCTTTTACGCTTTACATTCGCGCAATTCAAATCGCAGATTTATCGCTAACGGTTCCATTAGTGACGCTGACTCCATTATTCTTGCTGGTCACGTCGCCGTTAATTGTGCAGGAAAATCCAACCTTTGCTGATGCGATCGGAATTGCTCTGATCGTAATTGGCTCTTATGTTTTGAACTTACGCGAGCGCAAGAAAGGCTACTTTGCACCCTTGAAAGCATTGCTGAAAAATAAAGGCAGCCGATTTATGTTGATGGTTGCCTTCATCTGGAGTATTACGTCTAATTTCGATAAGGTTGGAGTCGTCAATTCCTCCCCGCTCTTTTGGTCAACAGCACTTTATGCTTATTTAGCAGTCGGCATGTTTCCGATCGCGCTGTTCAATTCCCGCCACAAGTTCAAGCAGATTTTGCCAAATTTGCAGCCGCTGATGTTGATTGGGTTCTTTCATGCGATCGCAATTACGTTTCAAATGATTGCCGTAACCTATACGTTAGTCACGCAAGTCATTGCGATTAAACGCATGAGTGCGCTCATCAGTGTACTGTTTGGGCATTTCCTATTTCGAGAAACAGGTTTAAAAGAGCGGCTCGGTGGAGCCGCAATTATGGTATTCGGCGTAATTGTGTTGACGTTGTTCTAA
- a CDS encoding DUF3226 domain-containing protein, producing the protein MAKKVFPKKLLVEGNEDKRVIPELIEKNGVIWVDEQNHPIVQIQALDGYEKLTDPDELAVQLDASGLQILGILIDADEQPNSRWQSIRNAARKSIPDLPSQLPEAGLIHQAQNSIGDPIKFGIWLMPDNQLQGMLETFLANLIEDDRQELWQYAQEATQIAATKSAPFKLTHTDKANLYTWLAWQAPPGRQLHQAIQERILQPQHPTAQAFVRWFKNLYNV; encoded by the coding sequence GTGGCGAAGAAAGTTTTCCCGAAGAAGCTTCTTGTAGAGGGCAACGAAGATAAAAGAGTTATTCCTGAACTAATCGAGAAAAATGGTGTGATATGGGTAGATGAGCAGAACCATCCTATTGTTCAAATTCAGGCACTCGATGGGTATGAAAAGCTCACCGATCCTGACGAATTAGCAGTTCAACTGGATGCGTCTGGATTACAGATACTTGGTATCTTAATTGATGCGGATGAGCAACCTAATTCTCGATGGCAAAGTATCAGAAATGCTGCTCGTAAAAGTATTCCGGATTTGCCGAGTCAACTTCCAGAAGCTGGACTGATTCATCAAGCTCAGAACTCTATCGGTGATCCAATCAAATTTGGAATCTGGCTGATGCCTGACAATCAATTACAAGGGATGCTAGAAACTTTTCTTGCAAACCTCATTGAGGATGATAGACAGGAACTCTGGCAATATGCTCAGGAAGCGACACAAATTGCCGCCACTAAATCTGCTCCTTTCAAGCTAACGCATACAGATAAAGCTAATTTGTATACCTGGTTAGCTTGGCAAGCTCCACCGGGAAGACAACTTCATCAGGCAATCCAAGAACGAATTTTGCAGCCACAGCATCCAACAGCACAAGCATTCGTTCGCTGGTTTAAGAATTTGTATAACGTTTAA
- a CDS encoding GNAT family N-acetyltransferase: MQYRDFLIRAWQPHDRMAAFNLIGSVLAEYGLIQEPEGADLDVLEVETFYQSGEFWVVERNLQLVGTAAYYPISRGKNAVEIRKMYLRPEARGVGLGKFLLSELENAIAQKGFEQIWIETASVLKEAVQLYEKNGYQPATGVETARCDRVYVKYLTENQPAFLEL; encoded by the coding sequence ATGCAGTATCGAGACTTTCTGATTCGAGCTTGGCAGCCGCACGATCGCATGGCTGCTTTCAACCTGATTGGCTCAGTGTTGGCAGAGTATGGACTGATTCAGGAACCCGAAGGAGCCGATCTCGATGTCTTAGAAGTCGAAACTTTTTATCAGAGTGGCGAATTCTGGGTCGTTGAGCGCAATCTTCAACTGGTGGGAACGGCAGCTTATTATCCAATTTCTAGAGGCAAAAATGCGGTTGAAATTCGCAAAATGTACTTGCGACCCGAAGCGCGAGGAGTGGGATTAGGAAAGTTTTTATTGAGCGAATTGGAAAACGCGATCGCTCAAAAAGGCTTTGAACAAATTTGGATCGAAACCGCGAGTGTTTTAAAAGAAGCCGTTCAACTCTACGAAAAAAATGGTTATCAACCCGCAACAGGTGTTGAAACTGCCCGATGCGATCGAGTGTATGTCAAATACCTGACTGAGAATCAACCTGCCTTCCTTGAGTTGTAA
- a CDS encoding bestrophin family protein produces the protein MSFEKQRWLRTALQLKGSVVLDVLPRSLFCGFFGLIVSIAFGQGIPVSVPALASLIPNIVLGLLLVFRTNTAYDRFWEGRKAWGKLVNDTRNLARQIWVTVCEKTERDRIEKIEALHLLVAFAVTTKAHLRQELADSELESLLTPEHVSKLKTVTNPPLRVAFWIGDYLQLQHQHDRVKIHQLVEMQLLLNGLVDCLGACERILKTPMPIAYAIHLKQLILLYCLSLPFQMVGNLGWWTAPVVVLISFTLFGIEAIGIEIENPFGRDPNDLPLDAICETMLKNIIDLISLEPSINPQDLSLITTYEEQQRNARS, from the coding sequence ATGAGTTTTGAAAAACAGCGCTGGCTGCGAACGGCACTTCAACTGAAAGGATCAGTTGTTTTAGATGTTTTACCGCGATCGCTCTTTTGCGGTTTTTTTGGGCTAATTGTCTCGATTGCATTTGGTCAAGGGATTCCGGTTTCAGTTCCTGCCTTAGCGAGTTTAATTCCTAATATTGTCTTAGGCTTGCTCTTAGTGTTTCGTACTAATACAGCCTACGATCGCTTTTGGGAAGGCAGAAAAGCTTGGGGAAAATTGGTCAACGATACCCGAAATCTCGCTCGACAAATCTGGGTGACCGTGTGCGAGAAAACAGAGCGCGATCGTATCGAAAAAATTGAAGCTCTGCATTTGTTAGTTGCTTTTGCAGTAACCACAAAAGCACATCTTCGCCAAGAACTTGCAGACTCAGAGTTAGAAAGTTTGTTAACTCCTGAGCATGTTTCAAAACTGAAAACGGTGACGAATCCACCTTTGAGAGTTGCGTTTTGGATTGGCGATTATTTGCAATTACAGCATCAGCACGATCGTGTCAAAATTCATCAACTCGTTGAGATGCAGCTACTCCTAAATGGATTAGTCGATTGTTTAGGCGCATGTGAGCGAATTCTCAAGACACCGATGCCGATCGCTTATGCCATTCACCTCAAACAGTTAATTTTGCTCTATTGCCTATCTTTGCCGTTTCAAATGGTGGGAAATTTAGGCTGGTGGACGGCTCCAGTGGTTGTGCTGATTAGCTTTACGTTGTTTGGAATTGAAGCGATCGGCATTGAAATTGAAAATCCATTTGGACGCGATCCAAATGATTTACCCCTCGATGCAATCTGTGAAACGATGCTGAAAAATATTATCGATTTAATCAGCTTAGAGCCGAGTATTAACCCTCAAGATCTATCGCTGATTACGACCTACGAAGAACAGCAACGTAACGCTCGCTCCTAG
- a CDS encoding pentapeptide repeat-containing protein, which translates to MEVSELLRRYEYGDRDFSGVNLRNADLSNLTLVDINLENANLTGANFSRSFLMKANLKGAFLNWANFQFVKLTEGNFTDTDLTKARLNGAFLVKSDFTRSRLSGADLSHANLRSAILERANLCGTKLIGANLRGAKLDGANLNWANLQAAKLSGASLKNAFLSDTNLAEAFLNGADLSGIDLTGINLSEAKLSGANLEGASLSLSNFRNARLHGANLSGANLTGANLEAAFLYGANLQWTNLSRANLTRSDLSNARILGVKLEETILTDTVFSDLARRYITLADQSHAIV; encoded by the coding sequence ATGGAAGTCAGCGAGCTACTCCGACGATATGAATACGGCGATCGAGATTTCTCTGGAGTCAATCTCAGGAATGCAGACCTCAGCAATCTCACCCTTGTCGATATCAATTTGGAAAACGCCAACCTTACTGGTGCAAACTTCAGTCGATCGTTCTTAATGAAAGCCAACCTTAAAGGCGCTTTTCTCAACTGGGCAAATTTCCAGTTTGTCAAACTCACTGAAGGCAATTTTACCGATACAGATTTGACGAAAGCCCGCTTGAATGGCGCATTTCTGGTCAAATCTGACTTTACGCGATCGCGGCTAAGTGGAGCCGATCTCAGCCATGCGAACCTTCGTAGCGCTATCTTGGAACGAGCGAATCTCTGCGGCACGAAGCTGATCGGAGCCAATCTGCGCGGAGCTAAGCTTGATGGCGCAAACCTCAACTGGGCAAATCTGCAAGCTGCAAAACTCAGTGGTGCATCGCTCAAAAACGCTTTTCTCAGCGATACCAACCTTGCCGAAGCCTTCTTAAATGGAGCCGATCTCAGCGGTATCGATCTCACGGGAATCAACCTCAGCGAAGCAAAACTTAGTGGTGCAAATTTGGAGGGTGCGTCGTTATCGCTCTCAAATTTTAGAAATGCCCGTCTGCATGGAGCGAATCTCTCAGGTGCAAATCTGACGGGAGCAAACTTAGAAGCTGCCTTTCTCTATGGCGCAAACTTGCAATGGACAAATCTGAGCCGCGCAAATTTAACGCGATCGGATCTCAGTAACGCCCGAATTCTCGGAGTCAAACTCGAAGAAACCATTCTTACGGATACCGTCTTCTCAGATCTGGCTCGCCGATATATTACGCTCGCTGATCAATCTCATGCAATCGTGTGA
- the miaE gene encoding tRNA-(ms[2]io[6]A)-hydroxylase, with product MVSSLPTIRFLQQPTSSAWVEQALANLNTILLDHSHCERKAAGVALNLMFRYPSSAKLVRMLTAIAQEELEHFEQVNQILERRNIPLASLAPPPYGASLNKQIRREEPDRMLDSLLVSGLIEARSHERLGLLATHCEDQELAKFYRALMASEARHYGVYWTLADTYFERSLITQRLEELGAIESQILSTLYPQPRIHS from the coding sequence GTGGTTTCTTCTTTGCCGACGATTCGCTTTTTGCAACAGCCGACGAGTTCTGCTTGGGTCGAGCAAGCCTTGGCTAATCTAAACACAATTTTGCTAGATCATTCTCACTGCGAGCGGAAAGCGGCTGGAGTTGCGTTGAATTTAATGTTTCGCTATCCTTCCAGTGCAAAATTAGTGCGGATGCTAACCGCGATCGCTCAAGAAGAACTCGAACACTTTGAGCAAGTCAACCAAATTTTAGAGCGTCGCAACATTCCGCTTGCATCGCTTGCACCGCCGCCTTATGGTGCAAGTTTGAACAAACAAATTCGTCGCGAAGAACCCGATCGCATGTTAGATTCTCTCTTGGTTTCTGGCTTGATCGAAGCTCGGAGTCATGAGCGGTTGGGACTTCTCGCCACGCATTGCGAGGATCAAGAATTAGCGAAATTTTATCGAGCCTTGATGGCTTCTGAAGCTCGACATTATGGGGTGTATTGGACGTTAGCGGATACTTACTTTGAGCGATCGCTGATCACTCAACGCCTCGAAGAACTCGGAGCCATCGAAAGCCAAATTCTCTCGACGTTATACCCCCAGCCCAGAATTCATAGCTAA
- a CDS encoding AI-2E family transporter — protein MGLGKWVGFLALAISLYVLWEMRQVLLLVYAAVVFATALNSFVNTLQRFKIKRGGAVLIAIVTLLTAAIFFVALIVPPFIAQFQQLVEIVPRGLDRVQIWAQQMQNTLPGGMAQYIPDVEDLIRQGQPLVARLLSNFFSFFSNTFNVLLNILLILILTVMLLIDPQSYRRGFIALFPSFYRRRADQILAMCEVSLVNWVIGIMINMIVIGLVSGIALLILGVPLVLANALLAGLLEAIPNVGPVLSVIPPMAVALLDAPWKAVAVLVLYIVIQQLEQYLLVPFVMSRQVAILPAVTLMSQVVFTVFFGFLGLFLAIPLVIVGQIWVREALVRDILDRWRKDEIEAELLEPTPPELQKLPAATPIHSSTVPKDEPPSESQEE, from the coding sequence GTGGGACTTGGCAAGTGGGTCGGATTTCTAGCATTAGCGATTTCCCTCTATGTGCTGTGGGAGATGCGACAGGTTTTACTGCTCGTCTATGCAGCAGTTGTGTTTGCGACCGCATTAAATAGTTTTGTCAATACATTGCAGCGCTTCAAAATCAAGCGAGGCGGAGCTGTTCTCATTGCAATTGTGACCTTATTGACTGCGGCGATCTTTTTCGTCGCGCTGATTGTGCCGCCGTTTATTGCACAGTTCCAGCAGTTAGTAGAAATTGTGCCCCGGGGACTCGATCGCGTTCAGATCTGGGCGCAACAAATGCAGAACACGCTTCCTGGAGGAATGGCGCAATATATCCCGGATGTAGAAGATTTGATCCGTCAGGGTCAACCGCTTGTAGCGCGGTTACTCAGTAACTTCTTTTCATTCTTCTCGAACACATTCAACGTTCTGTTGAATATTCTATTGATCTTGATTCTGACCGTTATGTTGCTGATTGATCCTCAATCCTATCGACGAGGATTCATCGCACTATTTCCGTCGTTTTATCGGAGACGGGCAGATCAAATTCTGGCAATGTGCGAAGTTTCATTGGTCAATTGGGTAATTGGGATCATGATCAATATGATTGTGATCGGTCTAGTCAGCGGAATCGCACTGCTGATTTTAGGTGTACCGCTGGTATTAGCCAATGCGCTTTTAGCCGGATTGTTGGAAGCAATTCCGAATGTGGGTCCTGTTTTAAGTGTGATTCCACCAATGGCAGTGGCATTACTCGATGCGCCCTGGAAAGCCGTTGCCGTGCTAGTACTGTACATTGTGATTCAGCAATTAGAGCAGTATTTACTCGTTCCGTTTGTGATGTCGCGTCAGGTGGCAATTTTACCTGCGGTAACGTTGATGTCACAAGTTGTATTCACGGTTTTCTTTGGCTTTCTTGGCTTGTTTTTAGCCATTCCGCTTGTGATTGTGGGTCAGATTTGGGTGCGTGAGGCATTAGTGCGGGACATCCTCGATCGCTGGCGCAAAGACGAAATCGAAGCAGAACTGCTCGAACCCACCCCCCCAGAATTACAAAAGCTGCCAGCAGCCACACCAATCCACAGCTCGACTGTACCAAAAGATGAACCGCCGAGCGAGTCTCAAGAGGAGTAG